In Heterodontus francisci isolate sHetFra1 chromosome 46, sHetFra1.hap1, whole genome shotgun sequence, a single window of DNA contains:
- the LOC137356982 gene encoding cyclin-dependent kinases regulatory subunit 1-like yields MDRNEIYYSDRYNDGEFEYRHVMLPKKIAKIVPKTHLMSETEWRNLGVQQSPGWIHYMIHEPEPHILLFRRPLPKKEI; encoded by the exons ATGGACCGAAACGAGATCTATTATTCAGACCGGTACAACGACGGCGAGTTCGAGTACCG CCACGTCATGCTGCCCAAGAAGATAGCAAAGATTGTCCCCAAGACTCACCTCATGTCCGAGACCGAGTGGCGGAATCTGGGGGTTCAGCAGAGCCCAGGATGGATACACTACATGATTCACGAGCCAG AGCCTCACATCTTGCTGTTCAGGAGACCACTGCCAAAGAAAGAAATCTGA